The proteins below are encoded in one region of Clostridium fermenticellae:
- a CDS encoding D-2-hydroxyacid dehydrogenase produces the protein MLKILVCDGIEKNALNELLHCGFEVKDKHYETIELKRKIKDYDIVIVRSATKIMKEIIDEGVKGRLKLIIRGGVGVDNIDVEYARNKGIQVRNTPNASSISVAELTLAHMFAVTRFIPNANITMRNGEWNKKQYKGIELYGKTLGLVGFGRIAREVAKRAEVIGMKVIYTDKLGETKGFDKYKFVDLENLFKKSDFISFHIPFNKGDKPIVDFKEFELMKDGVYIINCARGGIINENALLEAIQNEKVAGAAMDVFLNEPEPNSKLVNNPRVSVTPHIGASTKEAQKRIGEEIVGIVEEFTKLNDKFAANA, from the coding sequence ATGCTTAAAATACTAGTTTGTGATGGAATTGAAAAGAATGCTTTAAATGAGCTTCTGCATTGTGGATTTGAAGTGAAAGACAAACACTATGAGACTATAGAATTAAAGAGAAAGATAAAGGATTATGATATTGTAATTGTAAGATCAGCAACTAAGATAATGAAGGAGATAATAGATGAAGGTGTAAAAGGCAGACTTAAACTCATAATTAGAGGAGGAGTTGGTGTAGATAATATAGATGTTGAATATGCTAGAAATAAAGGTATTCAGGTTAGAAATACACCTAATGCCAGCAGTATATCTGTTGCAGAACTTACTTTAGCCCATATGTTTGCAGTAACAAGATTTATACCTAATGCGAACATAACGATGCGAAATGGGGAGTGGAATAAGAAACAGTATAAAGGTATTGAATTATATGGAAAAACCTTAGGCCTAGTAGGATTTGGGAGGATAGCTAGAGAAGTAGCCAAAAGGGCTGAGGTTATTGGAATGAAAGTGATTTATACAGATAAACTTGGAGAGACTAAAGGGTTTGATAAATATAAATTTGTAGATTTAGAGAATTTATTTAAAAAATCGGATTTTATATCATTTCATATTCCTTTTAATAAAGGAGATAAACCAATAGTTGATTTTAAAGAATTTGAATTGATGAAGGATGGGGTTTATATAATAAACTGTGCAAGAGGTGGAATTATAAATGAAAATGCTCTTTTAGAGGCAATTCAAAATGAAAAAGTGGCAGGTGCGGCAATGGATGTATTTTTAAACGAACCAGAACCTAATTCTAAACTTGTTAATAATCCGAGGGTATCAGTAACTCCACATATAGGAGCATCGACTAAAGAAGCACAGAAGAGAATAGGAGAAGAAATTGTAGGCATAGTAGAGGAATTTACTAAATTAAATGATAAATTTGCAGCGAATGCTTGA
- a CDS encoding GNAT family N-acetyltransferase produces MLEHQYVTIDSVKGSKDEYIIRDESGITIGRTFIIEYSVKNRYCSFRIKFYKERDQSYLLLKESIRMFLISLFKNMNLYKINVIADEDINIMSFTDLGFKLEGIISDSLICNCEYKDELLFGIDFDVFQNINRNKYFKRNGKSISIVVLTPNKSQDVLNYYLKNREHLKAFEPEREESFYTLQFQRRNLIESYKQFIDSESVNFGIYKGERFIGKIQISNIVLGVLKSAVVGYSIDKDEQGNGYMEEALELACDYANYDIGLHRLEASTLVDNIKSQRVLKHCGFKELGLNEKYLFINGKWQNHITFYKLL; encoded by the coding sequence ATGTTAGAACATCAGTATGTTACTATAGATTCGGTTAAGGGCAGTAAAGATGAATATATAATAAGAGATGAATCCGGTATAACTATAGGTAGAACTTTTATAATAGAATATTCTGTTAAAAATAGATATTGTTCGTTTAGAATAAAGTTTTATAAAGAGAGAGATCAGAGTTATTTATTGCTGAAAGAATCAATAAGGATGTTCTTAATATCTTTATTTAAGAACATGAACTTATATAAGATAAATGTTATAGCGGATGAGGATATAAATATAATGTCATTTACTGATCTTGGGTTCAAGCTAGAGGGTATAATTTCAGACAGTTTAATTTGTAATTGTGAGTATAAGGATGAGCTATTATTCGGAATAGATTTTGATGTATTTCAAAATATTAATAGAAATAAGTATTTTAAGAGAAATGGAAAAAGTATTAGTATAGTAGTTTTAACCCCAAATAAAAGTCAAGATGTTTTAAATTATTACTTAAAAAATAGAGAGCATTTAAAAGCTTTTGAGCCAGAGAGGGAAGAAAGTTTTTATACTTTGCAATTTCAAAGGAGAAATCTAATAGAAAGTTATAAACAATTTATAGATTCGGAAAGTGTTAATTTCGGTATATATAAAGGCGAAAGGTTTATAGGCAAAATTCAGATATCAAATATTGTTCTTGGAGTATTAAAAAGTGCAGTTGTAGGATATTCTATAGATAAAGATGAACAAGGGAATGGTTATATGGAGGAAGCTTTAGAGCTAGCATGCGATTATGCAAATTATGATATTGGACTTCATAGACTGGAGGCTTCTACATTGGTAGACAATATAAAATCTCAAAGAGTTTTAAAGCATTGTGGATTTAAAGAACTTGGTTTAAATGAAAAGTATCTATTTATAAATGGTAAGTGGCAGAATCATATAACTTTCTATAAGCTGCTCTGA
- a CDS encoding DUF1015 domain-containing protein, protein MAVLRPFMAIRPRKDLVSKVAELPYDVMSRKEAKKMAAENPISFLHVDRAEIDFDDNKNPYNIEIYEKARENLYNMIEKNILIKDKKRCLYIYRLVMGEKVQTGIVGCTAVDDYLNDVIKKHEFTRKEKEQDRINHIDFCDANTGPIFLTYRYDKNIGDIVDEWTKRIPEYDFIANDGVEHIVWVIDNEKIIRVLINLFKGIKNLYIADGHHRAASAVKIGLKRRNQNPGYDGNEEFNFFLSVIFPDNDLNILDYNRIVKDLNGLDVKEYIEKVAEKFNIEEYTLKGQYKPKCKHSYGMYLAGKWYKLKPKVGSYDAHDVVKNLDVSILQNNLLTPILSIGDPRTDKRIEFIGGIRGLSELEERVNRNEGKVAFSMYAPYMQDLMNIADAGKVMPPKSTWFEPKLRSGIFVHELK, encoded by the coding sequence ATGGCTGTTTTAAGACCTTTTATGGCGATAAGGCCTAGAAAGGATTTAGTTTCTAAAGTTGCAGAGCTTCCTTATGATGTTATGAGTAGGAAAGAAGCAAAAAAAATGGCAGCAGAAAATCCAATATCCTTTTTACATGTTGACAGGGCCGAAATTGACTTCGATGATAATAAGAATCCTTATAACATTGAAATATATGAAAAAGCACGTGAAAATTTATATAATATGATAGAAAAAAATATTCTTATAAAGGATAAAAAAAGATGTCTTTATATATATAGATTGGTTATGGGTGAAAAAGTACAGACAGGTATAGTTGGATGTACAGCTGTAGACGATTATTTAAATGATGTTATAAAAAAGCATGAGTTTACAAGAAAAGAGAAGGAACAAGATAGAATAAATCATATTGATTTTTGTGATGCAAATACAGGACCTATATTTTTGACCTATAGGTATGATAAAAATATAGGAGATATAGTAGACGAATGGACTAAAAGGATACCAGAATACGATTTTATTGCAAATGATGGAGTTGAGCATATTGTTTGGGTTATAGATAACGAAAAAATCATACGGGTCTTAATAAATCTGTTCAAGGGAATAAAAAATTTATATATAGCAGATGGACATCATAGAGCAGCATCTGCAGTTAAAATTGGACTTAAAAGAAGAAATCAGAATCCAGGATATGATGGTAATGAAGAATTTAATTTTTTCTTATCGGTGATTTTCCCTGATAATGACCTAAATATATTGGATTATAATAGAATAGTAAAAGATCTAAATGGTTTAGATGTGAAGGAATATATAGAAAAAGTAGCCGAGAAATTTAATATAGAAGAGTATACTTTAAAAGGACAATATAAACCTAAATGCAAACATAGTTATGGAATGTATTTAGCTGGAAAGTGGTATAAACTTAAACCTAAGGTTGGAAGTTATGATGCCCACGATGTTGTTAAAAATTTAGATGTATCTATTCTTCAAAATAATTTATTGACACCAATTTTAAGCATAGGAGATCCTAGAACTGATAAAAGAATAGAATTTATAGGTGGAATAAGGGGACTTTCAGAGCTAGAGGAGAGAGTTAATAGAAATGAAGGTAAGGTTGCTTTTTCAATGTATGCACCATATATGCAGGATTTAATGAATATAGCGGATGCAGGAAAAGTTATGCCTCCGAAATCAACATGGTTTGAGCCGAAACTGAGAAGTGGTATATTTGTGCATGAATTAAAATAA
- a CDS encoding DUF3842 family protein, translating into MRIAVIDAQGAGLGQTVIKKIHKEISAKIYIIALGTNKTATFNMLKAGANIGITGEDNICSFCTNHTVNCIVAPIGVMCNGGINGEITSSISKSIFEMNCTKYIIPLRKHNIFIPGTRNLEIKEIIYEIINDIKQNID; encoded by the coding sequence ATGAGAATAGCGGTCATTGACGCTCAAGGAGCAGGCCTTGGTCAAACAGTTATAAAAAAAATCCATAAGGAAATAAGCGCCAAAATATATATAATAGCTTTGGGTACTAATAAAACTGCTACATTTAATATGCTTAAAGCCGGAGCAAATATAGGTATAACTGGCGAAGATAATATATGCTCATTTTGCACTAATCATACGGTTAATTGTATAGTTGCCCCAATTGGTGTCATGTGTAATGGAGGAATTAACGGAGAGATTACATCTTCTATTTCAAAATCGATTTTCGAGATGAACTGCACCAAATATATTATCCCTTTAAGAAAACATAATATATTTATACCGGGTACAAGAAACCTTGAGATAAAAGAAATCATATATGAAATTATTAATGATATTAAACAAAATATAGATTAA